A genomic segment from Sulfuritalea hydrogenivorans sk43H encodes:
- a CDS encoding glycine cleavage system protein R: protein MNQHLVLTVIGDDRPGLVGELSAAISAHQGNWLESSMAQLAGKFAGIVEVAVDAAHADALSKALGQLAGLKVTIESAVAKKSALTGRRLKLALVGHDRIGIVREVSQVLAHHAVNVESLETHTSSAPMSAAVLFHAVAELTAAPNLDVSALTGELERISNDLMVDITLDETIRA, encoded by the coding sequence ATGAACCAACATCTCGTTCTCACCGTCATCGGCGACGACCGGCCCGGACTGGTCGGCGAGCTTTCCGCCGCGATCAGCGCCCATCAGGGCAACTGGCTCGAATCCTCGATGGCGCAACTGGCGGGCAAGTTCGCCGGCATCGTCGAGGTGGCCGTTGACGCGGCTCACGCCGACGCGCTGAGCAAGGCGCTCGGCCAATTGGCGGGACTGAAAGTCACCATCGAATCGGCGGTCGCCAAGAAGTCGGCGCTGACGGGACGGCGACTCAAGCTCGCGCTCGTCGGCCACGACCGCATCGGCATCGTGCGCGAAGTCTCGCAGGTGCTGGCACACCACGCGGTAAACGTCGAAAGCCTGGAAACCCACACCTCCAGCGCACCGATGTCGGCCGCCGTGCTGTTCCACGCCGTGGCCGAACTCACCGCCGCGCCGAATCTCGACGTTTCCGCGCTGACCGGGGAACTTGAGCGCATCTCCAACGATCTGATGGTCGATATCACCCTCGACGAAACGATCCGGGCGTAA
- the trhP gene encoding prephenate-dependent tRNA uridine(34) hydroxylase TrhP, whose amino-acid sequence MKTPELLAPAGSLAMARTALDFGATAIYAGQPRYSLRVRNNDFGTLENLAQGIALTHARGGKFYLVSNILPHNAKLKTYLDDMAPVIALKPDALIMADPGLMMMILERWPEMTIHLSVQANTVNHAAVKFWRSVGVSRVILSRELSLDEVAEIRQECPDTELEVFVHGALCIAYSGRCLLSGYFNHRDPNQGSCTNSCRWDYKLHEGSEDAAGDVGLTTPRPLAVAPAPTLAGAAKPSTLRRPGATWLLEEKERPGEYMPIEEDEHGSYILNSKDLRAIEYVAKLTEIGVDSLKIEGRTKSPYYVARTCQSYRQAIDDAVAGRPFDAQLVGQLDGLANRGYTAGFYERHPDREYQNYLRGSSESSRSLYVGDVTGYDANGLAEIAVKNHFSVGDRIEIIRPAGNFDVVIEAMKNHEGAPVTVAPGSGHRVRIALPPGCEGAFVARFV is encoded by the coding sequence GTGAAAACTCCCGAACTGCTGGCCCCGGCCGGCTCGCTGGCGATGGCGCGCACGGCGCTGGATTTCGGCGCCACGGCGATCTACGCCGGCCAGCCGCGCTACAGCCTGCGCGTGCGCAACAACGACTTCGGCACGCTGGAGAACCTCGCCCAAGGCATTGCGCTCACCCACGCGCGCGGCGGCAAGTTCTATCTCGTCAGCAACATCCTGCCGCACAACGCCAAACTCAAGACCTATCTCGACGACATGGCGCCGGTCATCGCGCTCAAGCCCGACGCACTGATCATGGCCGACCCCGGCCTGATGATGATGATCCTCGAGCGCTGGCCCGAAATGACTATCCACCTCTCGGTGCAGGCCAACACGGTGAACCACGCGGCGGTGAAGTTCTGGCGCAGCGTCGGCGTTTCGCGCGTGATCCTCTCGCGCGAACTCTCGCTCGACGAAGTCGCCGAGATCCGCCAGGAATGTCCCGACACGGAACTCGAAGTCTTCGTGCACGGCGCGCTGTGCATCGCCTACTCGGGCCGCTGCCTGCTCTCCGGCTACTTCAACCACCGCGATCCGAACCAGGGCAGTTGCACCAACTCCTGCCGTTGGGATTACAAGCTGCATGAGGGCAGCGAAGACGCCGCCGGCGATGTCGGCCTCACCACACCGCGCCCGCTCGCCGTGGCGCCAGCGCCGACTTTGGCTGGCGCCGCGAAGCCGAGCACCCTGCGCCGCCCCGGCGCCACCTGGCTGCTCGAAGAGAAGGAACGCCCCGGCGAATACATGCCGATCGAGGAAGACGAGCACGGCAGCTACATCCTCAACTCGAAAGACCTGCGCGCCATCGAGTACGTCGCCAAACTCACCGAGATCGGCGTCGATTCGCTGAAGATCGAAGGCCGCACCAAGTCGCCCTATTACGTCGCGCGCACCTGCCAGAGCTACCGGCAGGCCATCGACGACGCCGTCGCCGGGCGGCCCTTCGACGCGCAACTGGTCGGCCAGCTCGACGGCCTGGCCAATCGCGGCTACACCGCCGGGTTCTATGAGCGCCATCCGGACCGCGAGTACCAGAACTATTTGCGCGGCAGCTCCGAATCCAGCCGCAGCCTGTATGTCGGCGACGTGACCGGTTACGACGCCAATGGGCTCGCCGAAATCGCGGTGAAAAACCATTTCAGTGTCGGCGACCGCATCGAGATCATCCGCCCCGCCGGCAACTTCGATGTCGTCATCGAGGCCATGAAGAATCACGAGGGCGCGCCGGTCACCGTGGCCCCCGGCAGCGGCCATCGGGTGCGCATCGCCCTGCCGCCGGGCTGCGAGGGGGCTTTCGTCGCGCGCTTCGTTTAG
- a CDS encoding type II toxin-antitoxin system VapC family toxin, translating into MRVIDTSVWIEWLIDSPLGKKLAREIPDRTECIVPTIVQLELTKWLTREVGEDQADQMIAFTQKCVVAPLDTRIALLAADLHRQYKLATADAVVYATAREFDAELLTCDAHFEKLPGVIVVKKSRS; encoded by the coding sequence ATGCGCGTCATTGACACCTCAGTCTGGATCGAATGGCTGATCGACAGCCCCTTGGGCAAGAAGCTGGCGCGAGAGATTCCGGACAGAACAGAATGCATCGTGCCCACCATCGTGCAACTGGAACTGACGAAATGGCTTACGCGGGAAGTCGGTGAAGATCAGGCGGACCAAATGATTGCCTTCACGCAGAAATGCGTCGTGGCACCGCTTGACACTCGCATCGCCTTGCTCGCCGCCGACCTGCATCGCCAATACAAGCTGGCAACCGCCGACGCCGTGGTATACGCCACGGCACGAGAGTTCGATGCCGAGTTACTGACCTGCGATGCGCACTTTGAAAAGCTGCCCGGCGTGATTGTCGTCAAAAAAAGCCGGAGCTGA
- a CDS encoding type II toxin-antitoxin system CcdA family antitoxin: MSAHPKKAANLTVRADLLEEARARKINLSQTLEVALSVELKKCRETEWLEQNKEAIAAYGRFVEKHGVFSDRFRNFMREG, from the coding sequence ATGAGCGCCCATCCCAAGAAAGCCGCCAACCTCACCGTCCGCGCCGATCTGCTTGAAGAAGCCCGCGCGCGCAAGATCAACCTCTCGCAGACGCTCGAAGTCGCGCTTTCCGTCGAGCTGAAGAAGTGTCGCGAAACCGAGTGGCTGGAGCAGAACAAGGAGGCCATTGCCGCCTACGGGCGTTTCGTCGAGAAGCACGGCGTGTTCTCCGACCGCTTCCGCAACTTCATGCGTGAGGGTTGA
- a CDS encoding biotin/lipoyl-containing protein yields the protein MSKLVEVRIPIYPECWETCGSCAQGDISVEEVLVKPGETVQRDDNVIILETGKVALDIPTPCAGRVVEVFVEAGDEVAEGALILTLEAD from the coding sequence ATGTCGAAACTCGTCGAAGTCCGCATCCCGATATACCCGGAGTGCTGGGAGACCTGCGGCAGCTGCGCCCAGGGCGACATCAGCGTCGAGGAAGTACTGGTCAAGCCGGGCGAGACCGTCCAGCGTGACGACAACGTCATCATCCTGGAAACCGGCAAGGTCGCGCTCGACATCCCCACGCCCTGCGCCGGGCGGGTCGTCGAAGTGTTCGTCGAAGCCGGCGATGAAGTCGCCGAGGGCGCGCTGATCCTGACGCTGGAAGCGGACTGA
- a CDS encoding glutathione S-transferase family protein, giving the protein MYTLHIANKNYSSWSLRPWVLMRALDIPFAERMHPLGDNSGKFTNFSPSGKVPCLVDGDTVVWDSLAIVEYLAEHHAGIWPTDAQARAWARCAAAEMHSGFAALRNQHGMNVGVRLAVAQRSPQVLADIARIEDLWNAGLARFGGPFLAGRKFTAVDAFFAPVAYRFRTYGVPLQGAAAGYVQTLIDHPAMREWETAALAEDFREAQHEVDLRQAGTITADLRVPAK; this is encoded by the coding sequence ATGTACACACTGCACATCGCCAACAAGAACTACTCCTCGTGGTCGCTGCGGCCGTGGGTGTTGATGCGGGCGCTGGACATTCCTTTCGCGGAGCGCATGCATCCGCTGGGCGACAACAGCGGCAAGTTCACCAACTTCTCGCCCTCGGGCAAAGTGCCCTGCCTCGTCGACGGCGACACGGTGGTGTGGGATTCCCTGGCCATTGTCGAATACCTCGCCGAGCACCACGCCGGCATCTGGCCGACCGACGCCCAGGCGCGCGCCTGGGCGCGCTGCGCCGCCGCCGAGATGCATTCGGGCTTCGCCGCGCTGCGCAACCAGCATGGCATGAACGTCGGCGTCAGGCTGGCGGTGGCGCAGCGTTCGCCGCAGGTGCTGGCCGACATCGCGCGCATCGAAGACCTGTGGAACGCCGGCCTGGCGCGCTTCGGCGGGCCCTTCCTGGCCGGCAGGAAATTCACCGCCGTCGACGCCTTCTTCGCCCCCGTGGCCTACCGTTTCCGCACCTACGGCGTCCCGCTGCAGGGTGCCGCGGCGGGATATGTGCAAACCCTGATCGACCATCCGGCCATGCGCGAATGGGAAACGGCGGCGCTCGCCGAGGATTTCCGCGAAGCGCAGCACGAGGTGGATCTGCGGCAGGCCGGGACGATCACGGCCGACCTGCGCGTTCCCGCCAAGTGA